The Flavobacteriaceae bacterium 3519-10 genome includes a window with the following:
- a CDS encoding NADH-ubiquinone oxidoreductase chain H: MDLITFKIILVVSLFALSMGVAAYSTWGERKVAAALQDRIGPNRAGPFGILQPLADGGKLFFKEGFVPQNADRFLFYLGPGITMFVSLITGAVIPWGKSLNIGGTSMAVQVANIDIGVLYLIGMVSIGVYGMMIGGWASNNKYSLIGAIRASSQMISYELAMGLSLLSIILMAGSLDLYAITSSQGVGNIWGFIPLDGMNWNIFYQPLAFIIFFVAALAETNRHPFDLPECESELVNGYMTEYSSMNFGQYMFGEYVNMFISNALIATLFFGGFNYPGINWVSENWGENIAGILSIVAMLSKVILGIIIFMWIRWTIPRFRYDQLMHLGWKTLIPLALANLIITAAVIIFFT; encoded by the coding sequence ATGGATTTAATCACTTTTAAAATCATTTTAGTAGTATCACTTTTCGCATTGTCGATGGGCGTTGCGGCCTATTCTACATGGGGCGAACGTAAGGTGGCGGCAGCGCTTCAGGACCGTATCGGGCCGAACAGAGCCGGACCTTTCGGCATCTTGCAGCCATTGGCAGATGGTGGTAAACTCTTTTTCAAAGAAGGGTTTGTGCCGCAAAATGCCGACCGCTTTCTGTTTTATCTGGGACCGGGCATCACGATGTTCGTATCGCTCATCACTGGTGCCGTAATTCCGTGGGGAAAAAGCCTTAATATTGGCGGAACTTCAATGGCCGTTCAGGTTGCAAACATCGATATCGGTGTTTTGTATCTAATCGGGATGGTGTCCATCGGAGTGTACGGAATGATGATTGGTGGCTGGGCTTCGAATAACAAATATTCATTGATTGGGGCGATTCGTGCCTCATCGCAGATGATTTCGTATGAACTCGCGATGGGTCTTTCGTTACTTTCAATTATCCTGATGGCCGGAAGTTTAGATCTTTACGCCATTACTTCATCGCAAGGTGTAGGTAATATCTGGGGTTTTATTCCATTAGACGGGATGAACTGGAATATCTTCTATCAGCCATTAGCCTTTATCATCTTCTTCGTTGCTGCGCTGGCAGAAACCAACCGTCACCCATTCGACTTACCTGAATGCGAATCCGAACTTGTGAACGGGTACATGACAGAATACTCTTCAATGAACTTTGGACAGTATATGTTTGGTGAGTACGTGAACATGTTTATCTCAAATGCACTCATTGCTACGCTGTTCTTTGGTGGATTCAACTATCCTGGGATCAACTGGGTATCTGAAAACTGGGGCGAAAACATTGCAGGTATCTTAAGTATTGTAGCAATGCTTTCAAAAGTAATTCTAGGTATTATCATCTTTATGTGGATCCGTTGGACGATACCGAGATTCCGCTACGATCAGCTGATGCATTTAGGATGGAAAACTTTAATTCCGTTAGCATTAGCGAATTTAATTATTACAGCGGCTGTAATTATTTTCTTCACCTAA
- a CDS encoding NADH-ubiquinone oxidoreductase chain I, with translation MKLTNRSKVVSNKEMTFMERIYLPEILKGMAITMKHALQGSKGKVFSYPEVEKPRAKVWRGLHVLKRDEEGRERCTACGLCAVVCPAEAITMTSAERTREEKHLYREEKYASVYEINMLRCIFCGLCEEACPKSAVYLTDRLVDVEVNRGSFIYGKDKLVEKINERIDITDRQSERQKQAVK, from the coding sequence ATGAAGTTAACAAACCGATCAAAAGTAGTCTCGAATAAAGAGATGACTTTTATGGAAAGAATATACCTCCCCGAAATACTGAAGGGAATGGCCATCACGATGAAGCATGCGCTGCAGGGTTCAAAAGGAAAAGTATTTTCGTACCCTGAAGTAGAAAAACCCCGCGCAAAAGTTTGGCGTGGCCTTCATGTGCTTAAACGTGATGAGGAAGGAAGAGAACGCTGCACAGCGTGCGGTCTGTGTGCCGTTGTGTGCCCTGCAGAAGCAATCACAATGACGTCAGCAGAGCGCACACGCGAAGAAAAACATCTTTACCGCGAAGAAAAATATGCTTCCGTATACGAGATTAACATGTTGCGCTGCATCTTCTGTGGTTTGTGTGAAGAAGCCTGTCCTAAATCTGCCGTGTACCTTACCGACAGGTTGGTAGATGTGGAAGTAAACCGCGGAAGCTTCATCTACGGAAAAGACAAGCTGGTTGAAAAAATCAACGAAAGAATTGATATTACCGACCGCCAGAGCGAAAGACAAAAACAAGCAGTAAAATAA
- a CDS encoding NADH-ubiquinone oxidoreductase chain J has translation MEQVIFFSVAAIALASAVYFVIARNPLYAILALIVTFFSIAAMYILLNAQFLGIVQIIVYAGAIMVLFLYILMMLNLNRADESKKQNLTKFIGVFAACILFIGLLGAYKGLGTGTYGTGVDSSIGLTKNLGRLLFNEYVLPFELASILILAGIVGAVLIGKKDL, from the coding sequence ATGGAACAGGTAATATTTTTCTCCGTAGCAGCCATAGCGCTGGCCAGCGCAGTATATTTTGTGATTGCGCGCAACCCGCTCTACGCTATTCTTGCTTTAATTGTGACGTTCTTTTCAATTGCCGCCATGTACATTCTGCTTAACGCACAGTTTCTGGGCATTGTTCAGATCATTGTGTATGCCGGTGCGATCATGGTGCTTTTTCTGTATATTTTGATGATGCTGAATTTAAACAGAGCCGACGAAAGCAAAAAGCAGAACCTCACCAAGTTTATCGGAGTTTTTGCTGCATGTATCCTGTTCATAGGGTTATTGGGAGCTTATAAAGGTCTTGGTACCGGCACTTACGGCACCGGTGTAGATTCTTCGATCGGCTTAACAAAGAACCTTGGCAGATTGTTGTTTAATGAATATGTATTGCCATTCGAACTTGCGTCCATCCTTATTCTTGCAGGGATTGTGGGCGCGGTGCTGATCGGTAAAAAAGATTTATAG
- a CDS encoding NADH-ubiquinone oxidoreductase chain K, with translation MGEVNSFIQAVPLEYFIILSSLLFCLGVLGVLIRKNAIIILGCVELMLNSVNLLLAAFSSYKGDGNGQILVFFIMVVAAAEVAVGLAIIAMMYRNTKSVDISIFNKLRG, from the coding sequence ATGGGAGAAGTAAATTCATTTATACAGGCTGTGCCACTCGAATATTTTATTATTCTGAGTTCACTGTTGTTCTGTCTGGGCGTGCTGGGCGTGTTGATCCGCAAAAATGCAATCATTATTCTGGGTTGTGTGGAGCTTATGCTTAATTCAGTAAACCTCTTGCTTGCAGCTTTTTCAAGCTATAAAGGCGACGGAAACGGGCAGATCCTGGTTTTCTTTATCATGGTAGTGGCGGCAGCTGAAGTTGCTGTGGGACTGGCCATTATTGCAATGATGTACCGCAACACAAAATCTGTGGACATCAGTATTTTTAATAAACTAAGAGGATAA